The Rhizobium leguminosarum genome includes a region encoding these proteins:
- a CDS encoding carbohydrate ABC transporter permease, with protein MSRWSNISAGTLFLRLVLWLLAFVTITPFLLLLLTSIKSKADVLQGAFALPAYPHFENYLAAWNAGHFNIYFWNSIIVVIPVVAASVFLGLLTGFAFAYLSFPFRRTLFAILTLGMMVPAEAFIIPLYYEMRYLGLINTYAALILPQIAMSIPFSTIFLASAMQQLPEEVLEAAVLDGAGRFHILRKIVVPLMVPAMSTLALFLFIWTWNEFLIPFILVNDDDYRTLPLGMLFFQGRYTVNTPVLTAGAVIVIFPLIVTYLIFQRRFIAGLTAGATK; from the coding sequence ATGAGCCGTTGGTCTAACATCTCCGCCGGTACGCTATTCCTTCGCCTTGTCCTCTGGCTTCTTGCTTTCGTAACGATCACGCCGTTCCTGCTTCTGCTTCTGACCTCGATAAAGAGCAAGGCCGACGTTCTGCAGGGTGCATTCGCGCTGCCGGCATATCCACATTTCGAAAATTACCTCGCTGCTTGGAATGCCGGACATTTCAACATTTATTTCTGGAATTCGATCATCGTTGTCATACCCGTCGTTGCTGCAAGCGTCTTTTTAGGCCTGCTGACCGGTTTTGCCTTCGCCTACCTGTCGTTCCCGTTCCGGCGCACGCTATTCGCTATCCTAACGCTCGGCATGATGGTGCCGGCGGAAGCCTTCATCATCCCGCTTTATTATGAAATGCGATATCTGGGATTGATCAATACCTATGCGGCTTTGATTTTGCCGCAGATCGCGATGTCGATACCGTTCTCGACGATCTTCCTCGCCAGCGCGATGCAGCAACTGCCGGAAGAAGTTCTCGAAGCGGCGGTTCTCGATGGCGCCGGACGCTTCCATATCCTGCGCAAGATCGTCGTCCCGCTCATGGTGCCGGCAATGTCGACACTGGCGCTGTTCCTGTTCATATGGACCTGGAACGAGTTTCTGATTCCGTTCATCCTGGTCAACGACGACGACTATCGGACGCTGCCCCTCGGCATGCTGTTTTTCCAAGGGCGTTATACCGTCAACACGCCGGTTCTGACCGCCGGCGCGGTGATTGTCATTTTCCCGCTCATCGTGACTTATCTCATTTTTCAGCGGCGGTTTATTGCCGGCTTGACGGCAGGAGCGACGAAATAG
- a CDS encoding polysaccharide biosynthesis/export family protein gives MSVVQPKILLALSLAAMTAALSGCTTYRPAPKAFNEATIQPYTLDSGDRLRITVFDQQSLTNTYTVDQAGYVAFPLIGQVPARGRTLQQLSGQIAQKLQQGYLRDPDVTIDVDRYRSVFIMGEVGQPGQYAYVPGMTVQNAIAVAGGFTSRANQRMVDVTRKINGQVLTGRINISGPIIAGDTIYVRERLF, from the coding sequence ATGTCTGTCGTCCAGCCCAAGATCCTTTTGGCCCTGAGCCTTGCAGCCATGACGGCAGCACTGAGCGGCTGCACGACGTACAGGCCGGCGCCGAAGGCCTTCAACGAGGCCACCATCCAGCCCTACACGCTGGACAGCGGCGATCGGCTGCGCATTACCGTATTCGACCAGCAGAGCCTGACCAATACCTATACGGTGGATCAAGCCGGCTATGTCGCCTTCCCGCTCATCGGTCAGGTCCCTGCCCGCGGCCGAACCCTGCAGCAACTCTCGGGGCAGATAGCCCAGAAGCTGCAGCAGGGCTATCTTCGCGATCCGGACGTCACCATCGATGTCGATCGCTACCGTTCGGTCTTCATCATGGGTGAAGTCGGCCAGCCCGGCCAGTATGCCTATGTTCCCGGCATGACGGTGCAGAATGCCATCGCGGTTGCCGGCGGTTTCACCAGCCGCGCCAACCAGCGCATGGTCGATGTCACCCGCAAGATCAACGGACAGGTGCTGACCGGCCGCATCAACATATCAGGGCCGATCATCGCAGGTGACACGATCTACGTTCGCGAACGGCTTTTCTGA
- a CDS encoding GNAT family N-acetyltransferase yields the protein MDTSCFIRPAIEADMDAFFDICLKTANGGEDASALYSDPHLPGYVWSVPYLKFAKDFAFVLVQDGRPAGYVVGVPDTSRFDRDLQTNWWPFVRQQIAGLAPTRPRDADVMERIQNPRSGTAWLQDQYPAHLHINILPGLQASGWGRRMIATELQALRNHGVGAVHLGVDPNNERARGFYRRLGFSEFEQDGSVAFAMRIDEGSG from the coding sequence ATGGACACCAGCTGCTTCATCCGCCCCGCGATTGAAGCGGATATGGACGCCTTTTTCGACATCTGCCTGAAAACCGCGAATGGCGGTGAGGATGCCAGCGCGCTTTATAGCGACCCGCATCTGCCCGGCTATGTGTGGTCGGTACCCTACCTCAAATTCGCCAAGGACTTTGCCTTTGTTCTCGTTCAGGACGGCCGGCCGGCCGGCTATGTCGTAGGGGTGCCGGACACCAGCAGGTTCGACAGAGACTTGCAGACAAACTGGTGGCCGTTCGTCCGCCAGCAGATTGCGGGATTGGCACCCACCCGTCCGCGCGACGCCGACGTGATGGAACGAATTCAAAATCCGCGCAGCGGAACGGCGTGGCTTCAAGACCAGTACCCGGCGCATCTCCACATCAACATCCTTCCCGGACTTCAGGCAAGCGGTTGGGGGCGCAGGATGATCGCCACGGAGCTTCAAGCGCTTCGAAACCACGGGGTCGGAGCCGTGCATCTCGGGGTCGACCCAAACAACGAACGCGCCAGGGGTTTCTACCGTCGCCTCGGCTTTTCCGAATTCGAGCAGGATGGCTCCGTCGCCTTCGCAATGCGGATCGATGAGGGATCGGGTTGA
- a CDS encoding O-antigen ligase family protein, whose product MSAIEATYPRVAQPQRMTLRLIGSAFVAFGVFLSGFVIDEPAPYELWMAGLIGLWFILGLRISRSVAPLLALLLTFNIGGMLSLTQMKDLATAPMYIAVSTFLALTAVFYAAIIEDSHKRLPLIFNAWTFAAVATSALGILGYFHAFPGAEIFTLYDRAKGAFQDPNVFGPFLVPPSLYLVHGILVGDLKKSPLKAAALLVLALGIFLSFSRAAWGLFALGVVLLIFIMLLKERSGAFRLRVLVLSLAAIIMLIASLLVALQIPKVAELFSARAQLVQQYDGEHLGRFERHRIGFTMMMERPLGIGPLVFGTMFPEDEHNIWLKSLTSYGWLGFVSYVGMLLWTLALGFRNLLLDRPWQPFLMIAWISVLGHAAIGNVIDIDHWRHVYLLLGTVWGCAALEVRHKRERRVRGAA is encoded by the coding sequence TTGAGCGCGATCGAGGCGACATATCCCCGTGTCGCCCAACCGCAGCGGATGACGCTGCGCCTGATCGGCTCGGCCTTCGTCGCCTTCGGCGTCTTTCTTTCCGGTTTCGTGATCGACGAGCCGGCACCCTATGAACTCTGGATGGCGGGGCTGATCGGCCTCTGGTTCATCCTGGGCCTCAGGATTTCGCGCAGCGTGGCGCCGCTGCTTGCCCTGCTGCTGACCTTCAATATCGGCGGCATGCTGTCGCTGACGCAGATGAAGGACCTGGCAACGGCGCCGATGTATATCGCGGTGTCGACCTTCCTGGCGCTGACGGCGGTCTTCTACGCGGCAATCATCGAGGACAGCCACAAGCGGCTGCCGCTGATCTTCAATGCCTGGACTTTTGCCGCCGTCGCCACCTCCGCGCTCGGCATACTCGGCTATTTCCACGCCTTCCCGGGCGCGGAAATCTTCACGCTCTACGACCGTGCCAAGGGCGCCTTCCAGGATCCGAATGTTTTCGGCCCCTTCCTGGTGCCGCCATCGCTCTATCTCGTCCACGGTATCCTGGTCGGTGACCTGAAGAAATCGCCGCTGAAGGCCGCCGCCCTGCTCGTGCTTGCGCTCGGCATCTTCCTCTCCTTTTCCCGCGCCGCCTGGGGGCTGTTCGCGCTCGGCGTGGTGCTGCTGATCTTCATCATGCTGCTGAAGGAGCGCAGCGGCGCCTTTCGCTTGCGCGTCCTGGTCCTGTCGCTGGCGGCGATCATCATGCTGATCGCGTCGCTGCTGGTGGCTCTGCAGATCCCGAAGGTCGCCGAACTGTTTTCGGCGCGCGCCCAGCTGGTACAGCAATATGACGGCGAACATCTCGGCCGCTTCGAGCGCCATCGGATCGGCTTCACCATGATGATGGAGCGCCCGCTCGGCATCGGCCCGCTGGTGTTCGGCACGATGTTTCCCGAGGACGAGCACAATATCTGGCTGAAATCGCTCACCTCCTATGGCTGGCTCGGCTTTGTCAGCTATGTCGGCATGCTTCTCTGGACGCTGGCTCTCGGTTTCCGAAACCTGTTGCTCGACCGGCCGTGGCAGCCCTTCCTGATGATCGCCTGGATCTCGGTTCTCGGCCATGCGGCGATCGGCAACGTCATCGATATCGACCACTGGCGCCATGTCTATCTGCTGCTTGGCACGGTCTGGGGCTGCGCGGCGCTGGAAGTGCGCCACAAGCGCGAGCGAAGAGTGAGGGGCGCGGCGTGA
- a CDS encoding helix-turn-helix domain-containing protein — protein MITATQIRGARAMIGMSIEELAAASGLPVETVMALENGEFAGEPHALFDVRSTLEANGIIFLSSGNQDEGGPGIRLRARTSSDDGIRPENLNAANDD, from the coding sequence ATGATAACAGCAACGCAGATACGCGGCGCGCGCGCCATGATCGGAATGAGCATCGAAGAGCTCGCCGCCGCCAGCGGCCTGCCGGTCGAGACTGTAATGGCGCTGGAAAACGGTGAATTCGCGGGCGAGCCGCACGCGCTGTTCGATGTGCGCAGCACGCTCGAGGCGAACGGCATCATCTTCCTGTCCAGCGGCAATCAGGATGAAGGCGGCCCCGGCATCCGGTTACGCGCACGCACCTCCAGCGATGACGGCATCCGGCCGGAAAACCTCAACGCCGCCAACGACGACTGA
- a CDS encoding undecaprenyl-phosphate glucose phosphotransferase: MNKLEKGDQFDVEALRKQVSDIEARGGAGQEKPSDPTEINPYARQIAEQFRDGTNSPVIIIGQLRLLEFLALFAIALIVRYFWPGDGSDSTWMRTGMAAIASALTVIGLQLADTYTIPALRAKLRLMPRIVAAWTIALLLTVGLFALIRGTTWAMVDAYIPWFAAGALFLATERFLVAYGIRNWARNGIMERRAVIVGGGEPAKDLIRILEQQADNDIRICGIFDDRGEKRSPIMVAGYPKLGTVAELVEFVRLTRIDMLIIALPLSAEARIYDLLKKLWVLPVDIRLAAHANRLRFRPRAYSHVGSVPMLDIFKKPIRDWDSVAKRGFDIFFTLVALALLWPLMIATAIAIKATSEGPVFFMQKRHGFNNEIINVFKFRSMYTNMADPTGKAAVTKGDPRVTRVGRFIRKTSIDELPQLFNVLRGELSLVGPRPHAVLAQARDRAFADVVEGYFARHRVKPGVTGWAQINGWRGEVDNDEKIKFRTAYDLYYIENWSLWFDLKILFLTPIRLLNTENAY, from the coding sequence ATGAACAAGCTGGAAAAAGGTGATCAATTCGACGTGGAAGCACTGCGCAAGCAGGTCTCCGACATCGAGGCGCGCGGCGGCGCGGGTCAGGAGAAGCCTTCCGACCCGACCGAAATCAACCCCTATGCCCGGCAGATCGCCGAACAGTTCCGCGACGGAACCAATTCGCCTGTGATCATCATCGGGCAATTGCGGCTGCTGGAATTCCTGGCGCTCTTCGCGATTGCCCTGATCGTCCGCTATTTCTGGCCCGGTGACGGCAGCGATTCCACCTGGATGCGGACGGGCATGGCAGCGATCGCCTCGGCCCTGACCGTCATCGGCCTGCAGCTTGCCGACACCTACACCATTCCTGCCCTTCGGGCGAAGCTGCGGCTGATGCCGCGCATCGTCGCCGCGTGGACGATCGCGCTTCTCCTGACCGTCGGCCTGTTCGCGCTCATTCGCGGCACCACATGGGCGATGGTCGATGCCTATATCCCATGGTTCGCCGCGGGTGCGCTCTTCCTTGCGACCGAGCGTTTCCTCGTCGCCTACGGCATCCGTAACTGGGCGCGCAACGGCATCATGGAACGCCGCGCCGTCATCGTCGGCGGCGGCGAGCCGGCCAAGGACCTGATCCGCATCCTCGAACAGCAGGCCGACAACGACATCCGTATCTGCGGCATCTTCGACGACCGCGGCGAGAAACGCTCGCCGATCATGGTCGCCGGTTATCCGAAGCTCGGCACCGTGGCCGAGCTCGTCGAATTCGTGCGGCTGACGCGCATCGACATGCTGATCATCGCCCTGCCGCTGTCGGCCGAAGCCCGTATCTACGACCTTTTGAAGAAGCTCTGGGTTCTGCCGGTCGATATCCGCCTTGCCGCGCATGCCAACCGGTTGCGCTTCCGGCCGCGCGCCTATTCGCATGTCGGCTCGGTGCCGATGCTCGATATTTTCAAAAAGCCGATACGCGACTGGGATTCCGTCGCCAAGCGCGGCTTCGACATCTTCTTCACTTTGGTCGCGCTCGCACTGCTCTGGCCGCTGATGATCGCCACCGCGATCGCCATTAAGGCGACTTCCGAAGGCCCGGTCTTCTTCATGCAGAAGCGCCACGGCTTCAACAACGAAATCATCAACGTCTTCAAGTTCCGCTCGATGTACACCAACATGGCCGACCCCACCGGCAAGGCCGCGGTAACCAAGGGCGATCCACGCGTCACCCGCGTCGGCCGCTTCATCCGCAAGACCTCGATCGACGAATTGCCGCAGCTTTTCAACGTTTTGAGGGGCGAACTCTCGCTGGTCGGCCCACGCCCGCATGCCGTTCTCGCCCAGGCGCGCGATCGCGCCTTCGCCGATGTCGTCGAGGGTTATTTCGCCCGCCATCGCGTCAAGCCCGGCGTCACCGGCTGGGCGCAGATCAACGGCTGGCGCGGCGAAGTGGACAATGACGAGAAGATCAAGTTCCGCACGGCCTACGACCTCTACTACATCGAGAACTGGTCGCTCTGGTTCGATCTCAAGATCCTGTTCCTGACGCCGATCCGACTGCTCAACACGGAAAACGCCTATTGA
- a CDS encoding DUF982 domain-containing protein yields MSEKRFPSPVRVISPNSSLIVSTVWEAVEYLKRWPSKRGRDYRVARQHCLDALDGLRSPRAAQASFITAAKTAGLLV; encoded by the coding sequence GTGAGTGAAAAACGCTTTCCCTCCCCCGTCAGGGTCATTTCTCCAAACAGCAGTCTGATCGTTTCGACCGTCTGGGAAGCCGTCGAATATCTGAAGCGGTGGCCCAGCAAGCGTGGGCGCGATTATCGCGTTGCGCGCCAGCACTGCCTGGATGCACTCGACGGACTGCGCAGCCCGCGCGCAGCACAGGCATCCTTCATCACGGCAGCGAAAACGGCGGGATTGCTAGTGTAA
- a CDS encoding ROK family transcriptional regulator → MAMTSSVAQTPIARKISTNAVIRTVFANGSISRADIAKLTGLSKQTISDVVRDLEDDGWLKPVGQTDGRPGRNAITYEINARAGLAVSIDLGSTKIAGAICDLLGNVVAETKVSTDPRGGMHLVNQFSDLILELAFAAGTTADKLRLIVLGSPGVLDPATGHINVAPSVPGIDAINLRQVFSDRMGIPVIVENDVNLAAQGERWRGHGVKTSNFAFVALGTGVGMGIIANGTLLRGARGAAGEIAYLPIGGDAFDPGGFTLGTFESAVGSVAMLRRYVGFGGRNASTVADLFAAFNAGETSAAAAIEETARLVAVAIAAIGAALDPELVITGGSIGARPELVNAIRGFLPRCTPYPPRIEISRFGNRAALMGGMGIAVERMHDDLFGVKLREV, encoded by the coding sequence ATGGCAATGACATCTTCTGTCGCACAGACCCCGATCGCACGAAAAATTTCAACCAATGCCGTCATCCGAACCGTGTTCGCGAACGGGTCGATCTCTCGCGCCGATATTGCCAAGCTGACCGGCTTGTCAAAGCAGACGATTTCCGATGTCGTGCGCGACCTTGAGGATGACGGATGGCTGAAACCAGTCGGGCAGACCGATGGTCGCCCGGGCCGGAATGCGATCACCTATGAAATCAACGCCAGGGCGGGACTGGCCGTCTCTATCGATCTCGGAAGCACCAAGATTGCTGGGGCTATTTGCGATCTGTTGGGTAACGTGGTTGCTGAAACCAAAGTATCCACCGACCCGCGCGGCGGAATGCATCTCGTCAATCAGTTCAGCGATCTTATCTTGGAACTCGCGTTTGCGGCCGGGACGACTGCCGACAAACTCCGTCTCATCGTTCTGGGCAGTCCCGGTGTGCTCGATCCGGCTACCGGACATATCAACGTAGCGCCAAGCGTCCCCGGCATCGACGCAATAAATCTGCGGCAAGTCTTCAGCGACAGAATGGGGATACCGGTGATCGTTGAAAATGACGTCAACCTGGCCGCCCAAGGGGAGAGATGGCGGGGACACGGTGTCAAAACCAGCAATTTTGCTTTCGTTGCTCTCGGCACGGGCGTCGGCATGGGCATCATCGCCAACGGAACTCTGTTGCGCGGCGCGCGTGGGGCGGCCGGCGAAATCGCCTATCTTCCGATCGGCGGCGATGCTTTTGATCCTGGCGGATTTACGCTTGGAACCTTTGAGAGTGCGGTCGGCAGCGTCGCGATGTTGCGCCGCTACGTCGGTTTCGGCGGCCGCAACGCATCCACCGTGGCCGATCTCTTCGCCGCGTTTAATGCAGGAGAAACGAGCGCCGCGGCGGCCATCGAAGAGACGGCAAGGCTGGTCGCAGTCGCTATTGCTGCAATCGGAGCGGCTCTCGATCCTGAACTGGTGATCACCGGCGGTAGCATCGGCGCAAGACCGGAACTCGTAAACGCCATCCGCGGTTTTCTGCCGCGTTGTACGCCTTATCCGCCGCGCATCGAGATCAGTCGCTTTGGGAACCGCGCCGCCCTGATGGGAGGAATGGGGATCGCGGTCGAGCGCATGCATGACGATCTATTTGGTGTCAAATTGAGGGAAGTTTGA
- a CDS encoding glycosyltransferase, whose translation MGKQQPLRILHCFRSPVGGIFRHVRDLVEEHSKAGHEIGILCDSSTGGEHEDSLFDDIRPYLSLGLTRVPIRRSISPSDIATMWDTYKKIKSLRPDVLHGHGAKGGVLARLAGSALRVNRYRVARLYTAHGGSLHYSRSSLSGQFVLRMERLQEYFTDALVFICEYERDTYARKVGKPRTKTRLIYNGIGERDFEPIPTRSDAVHFIYVGMLRDLKGPDLFVDAFAKTERLLGRPLSALMIGDGPDRDRYREMMVERGLGKRIGMLPAMRVHEAFSMAQNLVVPSRAEAMPYIVLEGLGAGKTIIASRVGGIPEVLGADSAALVEPGNSDDLARVMAETLSTPDWHVRTMPKPEAVKAVFSSAVMARDVLKLYHELVNPAAGQAMPVAS comes from the coding sequence ATGGGAAAACAGCAGCCGCTCCGCATCCTCCATTGCTTCAGGTCGCCGGTCGGCGGAATTTTCCGCCATGTCCGCGATCTCGTCGAGGAACACAGCAAGGCCGGCCATGAAATCGGCATCCTCTGCGACAGCTCGACCGGCGGCGAGCACGAGGACAGCCTGTTCGACGATATCCGTCCCTATCTCTCGCTCGGCCTGACGCGCGTGCCGATCCGGCGCTCGATCAGCCCGTCCGATATTGCGACGATGTGGGATACATACAAGAAAATCAAAAGTTTGCGGCCGGATGTGCTGCACGGACACGGCGCCAAGGGCGGCGTGCTCGCGCGACTTGCCGGCTCAGCGTTGCGGGTGAACAGGTATCGCGTAGCCCGCCTCTATACCGCGCATGGCGGAAGCCTGCATTATTCGCGCTCCTCGCTCAGCGGACAGTTCGTCCTCCGAATGGAGCGCCTGCAGGAATATTTCACCGATGCGCTGGTCTTCATCTGCGAATATGAGCGCGACACCTATGCGCGCAAGGTGGGTAAGCCACGGACGAAGACGAGACTGATCTACAACGGTATCGGCGAGCGCGATTTCGAGCCGATCCCGACCCGCTCGGATGCCGTGCATTTCATCTATGTCGGAATGCTCCGGGACCTCAAGGGTCCCGATCTGTTTGTCGATGCCTTCGCCAAGACCGAACGGCTGCTCGGCAGGCCGCTGTCGGCGCTGATGATCGGCGACGGGCCGGATCGCGACCGCTACCGTGAAATGATGGTCGAACGCGGCCTTGGCAAACGCATCGGCATGCTGCCAGCAATGCGGGTCCACGAAGCCTTCTCCATGGCGCAGAACCTCGTCGTTCCCTCGCGCGCCGAAGCCATGCCCTATATCGTGCTCGAGGGGCTCGGCGCCGGCAAGACGATCATTGCAAGCCGTGTTGGAGGCATTCCCGAGGTGCTTGGCGCCGACAGCGCAGCACTGGTGGAACCCGGCAATTCCGACGATCTCGCCCGCGTCATGGCGGAAACGCTGAGCACGCCCGACTGGCACGTCAGGACGATGCCGAAGCCCGAGGCGGTGAAGGCGGTGTTTTCCTCCGCCGTCATGGCACGTGATGTCCTGAAATTGTACCATGAGCTCGTCAATCCCGCTGCCGGCCAAGCAATGCCCGTCGCCTCGTAA
- a CDS encoding carbohydrate ABC transporter permease yields MKRSALDGSQQTNFIYLLPGLLFYAAFVFGPIIAALGLSLTSWDGLSMPKWVGLGNYVDLFSDSRFYIALRNNAELMIFYCVLPLVLGITLAACVWNLKQREQLALRTFLFLPYIMPTAVLGIIWAWLYNPAFGPFNQFLRAVGLGAFALPWLGDFNFVLPAVGIVATWYFFGFCMVIFLTGIQRIDPSLFDAAKVDGASARKTFFWITLPLLLPEIRVVLLLTVIASIKSFDLIFTMTRGGPANATLVPNIYMYQLGFELNRFGAAAAIAIVGAVLTFIINFAIHRLVGSQNKGRA; encoded by the coding sequence ATGAAACGCTCCGCACTTGATGGCTCGCAACAGACCAATTTTATCTATTTATTGCCCGGATTGCTGTTCTACGCGGCTTTTGTCTTTGGACCGATCATCGCGGCTTTGGGTTTGAGCCTGACCAGCTGGGACGGCCTGAGCATGCCCAAATGGGTTGGTCTCGGCAATTACGTCGATCTTTTTTCTGACAGCCGTTTTTATATTGCCTTGCGTAACAATGCCGAGCTTATGATCTTCTACTGTGTCCTGCCGCTCGTGCTTGGCATAACTCTTGCCGCTTGTGTCTGGAATCTGAAGCAGCGCGAACAACTTGCGCTGCGGACCTTCCTGTTCCTGCCTTATATCATGCCGACTGCCGTGTTGGGCATCATCTGGGCATGGCTCTACAATCCTGCATTTGGCCCATTCAATCAGTTTCTCAGAGCAGTGGGCTTAGGCGCCTTCGCACTCCCGTGGCTGGGAGATTTCAATTTTGTGCTTCCCGCGGTCGGGATCGTTGCCACCTGGTATTTCTTCGGTTTTTGCATGGTCATCTTCCTGACCGGGATTCAGCGCATCGATCCGTCTCTTTTCGACGCTGCCAAGGTCGATGGTGCTTCGGCGCGAAAAACCTTTTTCTGGATAACGCTGCCGCTTCTCTTGCCTGAGATAAGGGTGGTTTTGCTGCTGACGGTCATAGCGTCAATCAAAAGCTTCGACCTGATTTTTACAATGACCAGGGGCGGACCCGCCAACGCGACGCTCGTGCCGAACATCTACATGTATCAGCTCGGCTTCGAGCTTAATCGGTTCGGCGCTGCGGCGGCCATCGCCATTGTCGGCGCGGTCCTCACATTCATCATCAACTTTGCAATTCACCGGCTGGTGGGCTCGCAGAACAAAGGACGGGCTTGA
- a CDS encoding extracellular solute-binding protein: MKRTVKSISLLPAYRLKAAVALAGAALLSFGLFSTAARADDLAVWDDQTYEGQSAVIEQLNKEFEAAHPGVTIKRTARTFDDMKLTLKLAVSAGDGPVITKVNQGAGDMGAMVKEGLLLPVDDYIKKYGWDKRQSDSVLARDRWEDGKFGVGKTYGISGLGEIVGLYYNKKILADAGVALPQTFEELLAGLDKLKEKGVPPFMMGSAKQHLALHMIGAIEQAHIDASNRAELDDLIYGRGGSWNTKGNIESAKLVQQWAQGGYFFPGFEGISGDDAVQLFISGQGAFLISGTWYFGDMQHNPDIGFMAIPAPKGISKPMSVGGVDLAWAITSLAKTKPTQDVAGAYIDYMVSEKAAETWANAGYLPATSLAADAKPKLTPLLSSGIEMWKTLNANDALGHYPDWSSPTMLKTIDDNTPLLLSGNITPEAFVDAMDKDYQAYLKDKK; the protein is encoded by the coding sequence ATGAAAAGAACCGTGAAATCGATCAGCTTACTGCCGGCATACCGATTGAAAGCAGCTGTCGCGCTTGCTGGCGCGGCGCTTTTGAGTTTTGGCCTTTTTTCGACAGCCGCGCGCGCTGACGACCTGGCAGTGTGGGACGACCAAACCTATGAAGGCCAGAGTGCGGTCATAGAGCAGCTCAACAAGGAGTTCGAAGCTGCCCATCCCGGCGTCACGATCAAGCGCACCGCCCGCACCTTTGATGACATGAAGTTGACGCTGAAGCTTGCAGTTTCGGCAGGTGATGGCCCTGTCATCACGAAAGTCAATCAGGGTGCGGGTGACATGGGGGCGATGGTCAAGGAAGGATTGCTCCTGCCGGTCGACGACTACATCAAAAAATATGGCTGGGATAAGCGCCAGTCGGATTCTGTGCTTGCCCGAGACCGCTGGGAAGATGGAAAATTTGGGGTCGGCAAGACCTACGGCATATCAGGCCTCGGCGAGATCGTTGGCCTCTACTACAATAAAAAGATCCTCGCCGATGCGGGAGTAGCGCTGCCGCAAACCTTCGAGGAGCTGCTGGCCGGTCTTGATAAGCTGAAGGAAAAAGGCGTTCCACCCTTCATGATGGGCTCGGCAAAGCAGCATCTGGCCCTGCACATGATCGGCGCCATCGAGCAAGCGCATATCGACGCAAGCAATCGTGCCGAGCTTGACGATCTGATTTACGGCCGGGGCGGCTCCTGGAACACCAAGGGGAACATCGAATCCGCCAAACTCGTGCAGCAATGGGCACAGGGCGGTTATTTTTTCCCCGGTTTCGAAGGCATCTCGGGTGACGACGCCGTCCAGCTTTTCATTTCCGGGCAGGGCGCGTTCCTGATCTCCGGGACCTGGTATTTCGGTGACATGCAACACAATCCGGATATCGGCTTCATGGCGATTCCCGCCCCGAAAGGTATTTCCAAGCCCATGAGTGTCGGGGGCGTGGATCTTGCCTGGGCGATAACGAGCCTTGCCAAAACGAAGCCGACACAGGACGTCGCCGGCGCGTACATCGATTATATGGTCTCGGAAAAGGCTGCTGAAACCTGGGCCAATGCTGGCTATCTTCCGGCGACGTCGCTCGCGGCTGACGCCAAGCCAAAGCTCACGCCGCTCCTCAGCTCCGGCATCGAAATGTGGAAGACACTCAACGCAAACGATGCTCTCGGCCATTACCCCGACTGGTCGAGCCCGACGATGCTGAAGACAATAGACGACAACACGCCGCTTCTTCTGTCCGGCAATATCACGCCCGAAGCCTTTGTCGATGCTATGGACAAGGATTATCAGGCGTACCTGAAGGATAAGAAATAA